The following coding sequences are from one Rutidosis leptorrhynchoides isolate AG116_Rl617_1_P2 chromosome 11, CSIRO_AGI_Rlap_v1, whole genome shotgun sequence window:
- the LOC139877118 gene encoding receptor-like protein 9DC3 isoform X2: MMNWKTNTDCCDWNGVTCDHSTGDVIGLDLSCGMLQGTLHPNTSLFKLPHLKKLNLAFNNFSNSQIPREIGRFSKSLTHLNLSECMFSGDVPPGITLLQNLVSLDLSQNSISLEPDVFIQVLQNFTFLRKLSLQDVNISSALPSYINISCSSLELLNLGSIGLQGKFPGYIFNLPSLEILDLSDNNVSIDEIPSERSLLQKLVSLDLSYNLRIQHHVFIRLVNNSTLLRELRLFYVNLMGSLPKSPFNLTYLTYLDLSRNKLNGTLPSWLFNLPSLETLYLSNNMFNGGVPFNTSALPSFKTLSLSQNQLGGQIDQALILQLTNLSWLDISSNNLTSQWELDTLLSSLTNLEFLDLSYSGLSITTNNATTHHANPNMELLGLSSCKLNEFPVVSLRYLRNLEFLDLSSNDIHGQFPLSICNMSNLRELYLFENSFRGVIPQCLGNITNLEHLLMYSNQLEGLLPPSICNLGRLSLLDLSNNSLGGVIPQCFGNLSNLAIMNLGNNDFHGTIPNTLGYRGTLKGLILKGNNLQGELPNSLSNCHYLEVLDLENNSLNGTFPDWLGGLSNLKVLNLRSNMFHGLIATSFAVDVSFQSLLVIDLSHNRFVGQLPAKYFLNFNAMKHVIRRSTMPVYMNIAGIAYYNPVVMTVKGLDLPFGKIFVYYMIVDLSSNEFEGDIPNVIGNLISLKVLNLSHNNLKGEIPYALGNLLEIESLDLSCNRLTGEIPKSLAGITNLEYLNLSENNLVGRIPEGKQFSTFDMSSFQGNPKLCGFPLPNCSDHPQLEDDEEEEDDVYNGFTWRVVMMGYGCGTFVGLLMGYFMLSTGRPKWFNEIADVGVHLIRTRQTKRRYIFIGR; encoded by the coding sequence ATGATGAACTGGAAAACAAATACTGACTGTTGTGATTGGAATGGAGTCACGTGCGATCACTCCACCGGTGATGTTATCGGTCTCGATCTTAGTTGTGGTATGTTACAAGGTACCCTCCATCCTAACACCTCCCTTTTCAAGCTTCCTCACCTCAAGAAACTCAACCTGgcttttaataattttagtaattcccAAATTCCACGTGAAATTGGAAGGTTTTCAAAAAGTCTCACGCATCTCAACTTGTCAGAGTGCATGTTTTCTGGAGATGTCCCACCGGGCATCACCCTTCTTCAAAATTTGGTGTCTCTCGATCTCTCTCAGAATTCTATAAGTCTTGAACCTGATGTTTTCATACAAGTGCTTCAAAATTTTACTTTTTTGAGAAAACTTTCACTTCAAGATGTTAATATCTCTTCAGCTTTacctagttatattaatatatcttgttCTTCGTTGGAATTACTAAATCTTGGGTCGATAGGATTGCAAGGAAAATTTCCAGGTTACATCTTTAATCTTCCATCTTTGGAAATACTAGACTTGTCAGATAACAATGTCAGTATTGATGAAATCCCTTCCGAAAGATCTCTTCTTCAGAAATTGGTTTCGCTTGATCTATCTTACAATTTGAGAATTCAACATCATGTTTTCATAAGATTGGTTAACAATTCTACTCTTTTGAGAGAACTCAGGCTTTTTTATGTTAATTTGATGGGGTCCCTTCCCAAGTCTCCATTTAACCTAACATACCTCACTTATCTAGATTTATCACGTAACAAACTTAACGGGACATTGCCATCTTGGTTGTTTAATCTTCCCTCTTTAGAAACTCTCTATCTATCTAATAACATGTTCAATGGAGGTGTACCCTTTAATACGTCCGCTCTTCCCTCATTTAAAACATTATCCCTCAGTCAGAATCAGTTAGGTGGTCAAATTGATCAAGCCCTCATTCTCCAACTCACAAACCTTAGTTGGTTAGATATTTCATCTAATAATTTAACTAGTCAGTGGGAGTTGGATACTTTGTTATCAAGTCTCACAAACCTTGAATTTCTTGATCTCTCGTACAGTGGTTTATCCATTACAACCAATAACGCTACTACTCATCATGCCAACCCTAATATGGAGCTCTTAGGATTGTCCTCTTGCAAATTAAATGAGTTTCCGGTGGTGTCCTTACGATACCTGAGAAATCTTGAATTTTTAGATCTATCTAGCAATGACATCCATGGACAATTCCCTTTGTCAATTTGCAACATGAGCAATTTACGCGAACTATATTTGTTCGAGAATAGCTTTAGGGGAGTGATTCCACAATGTTTAGGAAATATAACCAACTTGGAACATTTACTTATGTACTCCAACCAGCTTGAAGGATTACTTCCTCCATCAATTTGCAACCTGGGAAGATTATCCTTACTAGATTTATCCAATAATAGCTTAGGCGGAGTGATTCCACAATGCTTTGGAAATCTCTCAAATCTTGCAATTATGAATTTGGGGAATAACGATTTCCATGGCACAATTCCAAACACGCTTGGATATCGTGGAACCTTAAAAGGGCTTATTTTGAAGGGAAATAATTTACAAGGAGAGTTGCCAAATTCTTTATCCAATTGTCATTATTTGGAAGTTCTTGATTTGGAAAACAACAGCTTAAATGGTACATTCCCAGATTGGTTGGGAGGTCTTTCAAACCTGAAAGTTCTTAACCTTAGATCAAACATGTTTCATGGACTCATTGCAACCTCTTTTGCTGTTGATGTTTCATTCCAAAGTCTGTTAGTTATTGACTTATCTCATAATAGGTTTGTGGGACAACTTCCGGCAAAATACTTTCTTAATTTCAATGCCATGAAGCATGTTATAAGACGTAGCACAATGCCGGTATATATGAACATTGCTGGCATTGCATACTATAATCCTGTCGTTATGACAGTAAAAGGTCTAGACCTCCCATTTGGAAAAATTTTTGTTTACTATATGATTGTTGATTTATCCAGTAATGAATTTGAAGGAGATATTCCAAATGTCATTGGTAATCTTATTTCACTGAAAGTGCTCAACTTATCTCACAACAACCTTAAAGGCGAAATTCCATATGCTCTAGGGAATCTCTTAGAGATTGAATCTTTAGACTTATCTTGTAACCGACTCACAGGAGAGATCCCTAAAAGCCTTGCCGGTATTACAAACCTTGAATATTTAAATCTCTCAGAAAACAACCTTGTGGGGCGTATTCCGGAAGGAAAACAGTTTAGTACTTTTGACATGAGCTCGTTTCAAGGTAATCCAAAACTCTGTGGATTTCCATTGCCCAATTGCAGTGATCATCCACAACTTGAAGAtgacgaagaagaagaagatgatgtttACAATGGTTTCACATGGAGAGTTGTTATGATGGGATATGGATGTGGAACCTTTGTTGGGCTGCTCATGGGATATTTCAtgttatcaaccggaagaccaaagTGGTTTAATGAAATTGCTGATGTTGGAGTACATCTAATCCGCACAAGGCAAACCAAGAGAAGATACATATTTATTGGAAGATAA
- the LOC139877118 gene encoding receptor-like protein 9DC3 isoform X1 → MINSKLIYFVPVFLYFGCSSVSSYSNVSLTTHKKYKCSARQSGALHLFKHGLISINHSIEVPRHDYTPCKDWLGSASYYPIMMNWKTNTDCCDWNGVTCDHSTGDVIGLDLSCGMLQGTLHPNTSLFKLPHLKKLNLAFNNFSNSQIPREIGRFSKSLTHLNLSECMFSGDVPPGITLLQNLVSLDLSQNSISLEPDVFIQVLQNFTFLRKLSLQDVNISSALPSYINISCSSLELLNLGSIGLQGKFPGYIFNLPSLEILDLSDNNVSIDEIPSERSLLQKLVSLDLSYNLRIQHHVFIRLVNNSTLLRELRLFYVNLMGSLPKSPFNLTYLTYLDLSRNKLNGTLPSWLFNLPSLETLYLSNNMFNGGVPFNTSALPSFKTLSLSQNQLGGQIDQALILQLTNLSWLDISSNNLTSQWELDTLLSSLTNLEFLDLSYSGLSITTNNATTHHANPNMELLGLSSCKLNEFPVVSLRYLRNLEFLDLSSNDIHGQFPLSICNMSNLRELYLFENSFRGVIPQCLGNITNLEHLLMYSNQLEGLLPPSICNLGRLSLLDLSNNSLGGVIPQCFGNLSNLAIMNLGNNDFHGTIPNTLGYRGTLKGLILKGNNLQGELPNSLSNCHYLEVLDLENNSLNGTFPDWLGGLSNLKVLNLRSNMFHGLIATSFAVDVSFQSLLVIDLSHNRFVGQLPAKYFLNFNAMKHVIRRSTMPVYMNIAGIAYYNPVVMTVKGLDLPFGKIFVYYMIVDLSSNEFEGDIPNVIGNLISLKVLNLSHNNLKGEIPYALGNLLEIESLDLSCNRLTGEIPKSLAGITNLEYLNLSENNLVGRIPEGKQFSTFDMSSFQGNPKLCGFPLPNCSDHPQLEDDEEEEDDVYNGFTWRVVMMGYGCGTFVGLLMGYFMLSTGRPKWFNEIADVGVHLIRTRQTKRRYIFIGR, encoded by the coding sequence atgattaattCAAAATTGATTTACTTTGTTCCAGTTTTCTTATATTTTGGTTGTTCATCAGTTTCTTCTTATTCCAATGTCAGCTTAACTACTCATAAAAAATATAAATGCTCTGCTCGACAGTCCGGGGCTCTGCATCTCTTTAAACACGGCCTCATTTCCATCAATCACTCAATTGAAGTTCCTAGACATGATTATACCCCATGTAAGGATTGGCTTGGTTCTGCAAGTTACTATCCAATTATGATGAACTGGAAAACAAATACTGACTGTTGTGATTGGAATGGAGTCACGTGCGATCACTCCACCGGTGATGTTATCGGTCTCGATCTTAGTTGTGGTATGTTACAAGGTACCCTCCATCCTAACACCTCCCTTTTCAAGCTTCCTCACCTCAAGAAACTCAACCTGgcttttaataattttagtaattcccAAATTCCACGTGAAATTGGAAGGTTTTCAAAAAGTCTCACGCATCTCAACTTGTCAGAGTGCATGTTTTCTGGAGATGTCCCACCGGGCATCACCCTTCTTCAAAATTTGGTGTCTCTCGATCTCTCTCAGAATTCTATAAGTCTTGAACCTGATGTTTTCATACAAGTGCTTCAAAATTTTACTTTTTTGAGAAAACTTTCACTTCAAGATGTTAATATCTCTTCAGCTTTacctagttatattaatatatcttgttCTTCGTTGGAATTACTAAATCTTGGGTCGATAGGATTGCAAGGAAAATTTCCAGGTTACATCTTTAATCTTCCATCTTTGGAAATACTAGACTTGTCAGATAACAATGTCAGTATTGATGAAATCCCTTCCGAAAGATCTCTTCTTCAGAAATTGGTTTCGCTTGATCTATCTTACAATTTGAGAATTCAACATCATGTTTTCATAAGATTGGTTAACAATTCTACTCTTTTGAGAGAACTCAGGCTTTTTTATGTTAATTTGATGGGGTCCCTTCCCAAGTCTCCATTTAACCTAACATACCTCACTTATCTAGATTTATCACGTAACAAACTTAACGGGACATTGCCATCTTGGTTGTTTAATCTTCCCTCTTTAGAAACTCTCTATCTATCTAATAACATGTTCAATGGAGGTGTACCCTTTAATACGTCCGCTCTTCCCTCATTTAAAACATTATCCCTCAGTCAGAATCAGTTAGGTGGTCAAATTGATCAAGCCCTCATTCTCCAACTCACAAACCTTAGTTGGTTAGATATTTCATCTAATAATTTAACTAGTCAGTGGGAGTTGGATACTTTGTTATCAAGTCTCACAAACCTTGAATTTCTTGATCTCTCGTACAGTGGTTTATCCATTACAACCAATAACGCTACTACTCATCATGCCAACCCTAATATGGAGCTCTTAGGATTGTCCTCTTGCAAATTAAATGAGTTTCCGGTGGTGTCCTTACGATACCTGAGAAATCTTGAATTTTTAGATCTATCTAGCAATGACATCCATGGACAATTCCCTTTGTCAATTTGCAACATGAGCAATTTACGCGAACTATATTTGTTCGAGAATAGCTTTAGGGGAGTGATTCCACAATGTTTAGGAAATATAACCAACTTGGAACATTTACTTATGTACTCCAACCAGCTTGAAGGATTACTTCCTCCATCAATTTGCAACCTGGGAAGATTATCCTTACTAGATTTATCCAATAATAGCTTAGGCGGAGTGATTCCACAATGCTTTGGAAATCTCTCAAATCTTGCAATTATGAATTTGGGGAATAACGATTTCCATGGCACAATTCCAAACACGCTTGGATATCGTGGAACCTTAAAAGGGCTTATTTTGAAGGGAAATAATTTACAAGGAGAGTTGCCAAATTCTTTATCCAATTGTCATTATTTGGAAGTTCTTGATTTGGAAAACAACAGCTTAAATGGTACATTCCCAGATTGGTTGGGAGGTCTTTCAAACCTGAAAGTTCTTAACCTTAGATCAAACATGTTTCATGGACTCATTGCAACCTCTTTTGCTGTTGATGTTTCATTCCAAAGTCTGTTAGTTATTGACTTATCTCATAATAGGTTTGTGGGACAACTTCCGGCAAAATACTTTCTTAATTTCAATGCCATGAAGCATGTTATAAGACGTAGCACAATGCCGGTATATATGAACATTGCTGGCATTGCATACTATAATCCTGTCGTTATGACAGTAAAAGGTCTAGACCTCCCATTTGGAAAAATTTTTGTTTACTATATGATTGTTGATTTATCCAGTAATGAATTTGAAGGAGATATTCCAAATGTCATTGGTAATCTTATTTCACTGAAAGTGCTCAACTTATCTCACAACAACCTTAAAGGCGAAATTCCATATGCTCTAGGGAATCTCTTAGAGATTGAATCTTTAGACTTATCTTGTAACCGACTCACAGGAGAGATCCCTAAAAGCCTTGCCGGTATTACAAACCTTGAATATTTAAATCTCTCAGAAAACAACCTTGTGGGGCGTATTCCGGAAGGAAAACAGTTTAGTACTTTTGACATGAGCTCGTTTCAAGGTAATCCAAAACTCTGTGGATTTCCATTGCCCAATTGCAGTGATCATCCACAACTTGAAGAtgacgaagaagaagaagatgatgtttACAATGGTTTCACATGGAGAGTTGTTATGATGGGATATGGATGTGGAACCTTTGTTGGGCTGCTCATGGGATATTTCAtgttatcaaccggaagaccaaagTGGTTTAATGAAATTGCTGATGTTGGAGTACATCTAATCCGCACAAGGCAAACCAAGAGAAGATACATATTTATTGGAAGATAA